The Ignavibacteriales bacterium genome contains the following window.
GGATACCTAAAGGTGCGATTGAAAGATGAAGGTGGTGGGTTGTTCGGAATAGCCGCAGGTGAAACAAGGGAAGCCGAAACAAATAGCCCATACGGTTCAGTTACGCTTGAATCGGATGCCGGTACCGGCAATTAAGAAAAATTGTTCAATAAATACCGAATGCCTGAGACAAATAATCCCAGGCATTTCTATTTGTCAAGCAGCATGTCGTATCCTATGTAACCTTTTATTCTCCGAGGCGACCATTAAAGGAACATAATTCAATTATTTTATCTTCTTACACTTCTTGAATATGCTTTGGAGAAATATGCAGGAAGTAAATCTAAAAATCTCCAAGAAGGATACCATTATGTTAAAACATTTGTCTTTTAAGATAGTTGATGCTAAACGCACTTTCGCATTAATTTTTCAATTCACAATTATCATCGCTATAGCAGTTATTGCGCTGAGTGGATGCAAAAAAAACAATCCATCAGAACCGACCGTCGGTTCAAAACAATCTCCCCCTGTTGCTGCTTTTGTTGCAAATCTGACATCGACGTATACTGGAGGAGCTATTAGATTCGAGGATCGCTCTACTGGTGAACCGACAGCTTGGGAGTGGTCATTCGGAGATGGTTCAACCTCGAATGAACAAAACCCGATACATGTATATTCAAAAACTGGTGCTTATACGGTTTCTTTGAATGTAAGTAACACTGGTGGGAGCAATGTGGTGACAAAGTTAAATTACATCAATATAGTTCAAATGTATGTTCAAGTTCGTCACGCATCAGCTTTGACAGGCAGTGTCTCAGTGTCTGTCAAAGGAGTAACTTACGAAATACAAAAAAACGGATATTGCCAAATTCCAGTGTCAAGTGGAGTAGATCTTACTATCTGGGAATGTATTTGGGTAAGCAACGCTTGGTCGTGTCGATGGGATGGTCCATACCATGTTTTTCCAAGTAGGAGGTATAGGGTTATTGATGCATCATCTGTTCGTTGGGATTTAACACTTGCATCGGACTAATGCCTACCTAAATTATCGACTCTTAAAATACTATTTAGAAGCCCTCTGCTACGAGGGCTTTTTTGTTTCTGTAACCTTTTCCTACACCAAAAGACTATTAAATGAAACTAATAATTCATCTAATTCTAAAATTCAAATACCACGGATGAGCAGCGATGACAATTCTGTTGGTAGCATCAATTCATCGCAGAGGATAATTATATGTATAGATTTAAATCATTTAAAATGAAATGTATACAAAGCAAAATGTTCAGCATTTTGGTGTTGGTAATTTTGTTTAATGCAATTTTTTTAACCGATGGATTTTGTCAAACAACTAATCAAATTCCTTGCACGGGGGAATACCGTTGGCTTAATGTT
Protein-coding sequences here:
- a CDS encoding PKD domain-containing protein; translation: MLKHLSFKIVDAKRTFALIFQFTIIIAIAVIALSGCKKNNPSEPTVGSKQSPPVAAFVANLTSTYTGGAIRFEDRSTGEPTAWEWSFGDGSTSNEQNPIHVYSKTGAYTVSLNVSNTGGSNVVTKLNYINIVQMYVQVRHASALTGSVSVSVKGVTYEIQKNGYCQIPVSSGVDLTIWECIWVSNAWSCRWDGPYHVFPSRRYRVIDASSVRWDLTLASD